A genomic stretch from uncultured Pseudodesulfovibrio sp. includes:
- a CDS encoding sulfite exporter TauE/SafE family protein, with translation MLRSKNAVLLLALVAVVCLMAEPAWADRLADAIAEAKPQGEPGYLGIPGGPQLNIIIGLVWAIWVGWIFSTVGAFGGIMAGVGHITIYGLGDYASSFGKGTQMNKVVTDSIRVSNQWLVGCSAALSSFNYFKAGRLVLPLGIALAIGSVAGSWLVPWLTAGKISLKAYLGYFGLFVLFLGCYLTYETTPRGQAGKKAAKEAATAFQNSVKKQQEGADVDMAEMGVKVQKFTPTACEFTFFGVEFSFNPLIPVVGGFFIAAMASFLGVGGGFLLVPFLTSVAGLPMYLVAGTSALAVFIGMLNSIASYMLLKQTPVAWGLIGAELVGIVIGSIIGPKTSKFIPDRVLKYIFIVLAVYVGVRYTSKGFLGYSLVPPF, from the coding sequence GTGTTACGTTCCAAAAATGCAGTCCTGTTGCTGGCTCTGGTTGCTGTCGTGTGTCTCATGGCAGAACCTGCATGGGCCGACCGTCTGGCTGACGCGATTGCCGAAGCCAAACCCCAGGGTGAGCCCGGCTATCTGGGCATCCCCGGTGGTCCGCAGCTCAACATCATCATCGGTCTCGTATGGGCTATCTGGGTTGGTTGGATTTTCTCTACCGTCGGCGCATTCGGCGGCATCATGGCCGGTGTCGGTCATATTACCATTTATGGTCTTGGCGACTACGCCAGTTCCTTCGGCAAGGGCACTCAGATGAACAAGGTCGTCACCGACTCCATCCGTGTGTCTAACCAGTGGTTGGTTGGTTGTTCCGCAGCGTTGTCTTCTTTCAACTACTTCAAAGCCGGTCGTCTGGTGCTGCCCCTGGGTATTGCTCTGGCTATCGGTTCTGTCGCCGGTTCCTGGCTGGTTCCCTGGCTCACCGCCGGTAAGATCAGCCTGAAGGCTTATCTTGGTTACTTTGGCCTGTTCGTACTGTTCCTGGGTTGTTATCTCACCTATGAGACCACCCCCAGAGGCCAAGCCGGTAAAAAGGCTGCCAAGGAAGCTGCAACTGCTTTCCAGAATTCTGTCAAAAAGCAGCAGGAAGGCGCGGATGTCGATATGGCTGAAATGGGCGTCAAGGTTCAGAAGTTCACGCCTACCGCTTGTGAATTCACCTTCTTCGGCGTCGAGTTCAGCTTTAATCCGCTGATCCCGGTTGTCGGTGGTTTCTTCATCGCAGCCATGGCTTCCTTCCTCGGTGTTGGCGGCGGCTTCCTTCTGGTGCCGTTCCTGACTTCCGTTGCCGGTCTGCCCATGTACCTGGTTGCCGGTACTTCCGCTCTGGCCGTTTTCATCGGTATGCTCAACTCCATTGCTTCCTACATGCTGCTCAAGCAGACGCCGGTTGCATGGGGCTTGATCGGCGCCGAGCTTGTCGGTATCGTCATCGGTTCTATCATTGGACCCAAGACTTCCAAGTTCATCCCGGACAGAGTCCTGAAGTATATCTTCATCGTTCTGGCCGTGTACGTTGGCGTTCGCTACACCTCCAAGGGCTTCCTGGGCTACTCCCTGGTTCCCCCCTTCTAA
- a CDS encoding NAD(P)H-hydrate dehydratase, which yields MLAIVGTIPDLDVPVLDAPVTIRDGELSVNGRIISPDRGTPALLAAAVEASLYLNEPLPHAFLVGDQGRGDGSRELYAHLVDVLPNRDYSTIVFHYLQPDVDWHNKVLLAVQEMVQPPRLIADAGFMYAAKMSGQAPAYDLFTPDAGELAFLADETAPHPFYTRGFILHDENHTPDLVARAYAHENAATTLLVKGNIDYVADRGGIIHTVSKPVAESMEAMGGTGDTVTGMVSVLIESGLPVTEAALHSLRANRMAGVMTNPTPATRVGKLVPFISEALSLVGVVEPRT from the coding sequence ATGCTCGCGATAGTCGGAACCATTCCCGATCTGGATGTGCCGGTACTGGATGCGCCTGTGACGATCAGGGACGGTGAACTGTCGGTAAACGGCAGGATTATTTCTCCAGACCGGGGAACTCCGGCTCTGCTGGCAGCAGCCGTCGAGGCATCTCTGTATCTGAATGAACCCTTGCCCCATGCCTTTCTGGTGGGCGATCAAGGCAGGGGAGATGGCAGCCGTGAGCTGTATGCCCACTTGGTGGATGTGTTGCCGAATCGGGATTATTCAACCATTGTTTTTCATTACCTTCAGCCGGATGTGGACTGGCACAACAAGGTACTTCTGGCTGTTCAGGAAATGGTGCAGCCACCCAGACTTATTGCGGACGCCGGGTTCATGTATGCAGCCAAGATGAGCGGGCAGGCTCCGGCCTATGATCTGTTTACGCCTGATGCCGGAGAATTGGCTTTTCTTGCCGATGAAACGGCTCCCCATCCTTTTTATACACGCGGTTTTATCCTGCATGACGAAAACCATACCCCGGATCTTGTTGCCCGTGCGTATGCTCATGAGAATGCGGCGACCACGCTGTTGGTCAAAGGGAATATCGATTATGTGGCAGACAGAGGCGGGATTATTCATACAGTGTCTAAGCCGGTTGCCGAATCCATGGAAGCCATGGGCGGCACGGGTGATACTGTAACAGGAATGGTCTCTGTCCTGATAGAGTCCGGGTTGCCGGTCACTGAAGCAGCTCTCCACAGTCTTAGGGCAAATCGAATGGCAGGTGTGATGACCAATCCTACCCCGGCGACGCGGGTGGGAAAACTTGTTCCCTTTATTTCTGAAGCACTCAGTTTGGTTGGTGTCGTTGAACCGAGGACGTAA
- a CDS encoding PH domain-containing protein — MATTYKVPMHTFILALFLIAVTAVAAAVAWSFNSGLTWTGICLIAVAGPLSIFYWYMLYITPKRASITVADEGILLAAPPFASAVIPWASVEKIFDANLNTDEAFKITKAKKHMSFGGYKSGVVLIKDDKEAVVVSNRPDVVCIQTAERFYLLGPSDLEGFREAVTNAAP; from the coding sequence ATGGCCACTACATACAAAGTCCCGATGCATACATTCATTCTGGCTCTTTTCCTGATTGCCGTGACAGCCGTCGCAGCAGCCGTGGCCTGGAGCTTCAACTCCGGCCTGACATGGACAGGCATTTGCCTGATCGCCGTTGCCGGTCCCTTGTCGATATTCTACTGGTACATGCTTTACATCACACCCAAACGCGCATCCATCACCGTGGCTGACGAAGGCATCCTGTTGGCTGCACCGCCTTTTGCCTCTGCCGTCATCCCCTGGGCAAGCGTGGAAAAGATCTTTGACGCCAATCTCAATACGGACGAAGCCTTCAAGATCACCAAGGCCAAGAAACACATGAGCTTCGGCGGTTACAAATCCGGCGTCGTCCTGATCAAGGATGACAAGGAGGCTGTCGTCGTTTCCAACCGACCGGACGTGGTCTGCATCCAGACCGCCGAGCGCTTCTACCTTCTCGGCCCTTCCGATTTGGAAGGATTCAGGGAAGCCGTGACAAATGCGGCTCCATGA
- a CDS encoding 4Fe-4S dicluster domain-containing protein, with the protein MASYRIKFDKTRCIACDACLVHCKVKNKVPAGISLNRLTVEGPIADEDGKPTAKIKYQTCMHCKKPECVPACPTGAMYKREDGLVLVDLDKCDGCKACIEACPWSVPVFNEQTGKIMKCDYCVDRVDAGGTPACVTGCTAQALSFIRK; encoded by the coding sequence ATGGCCAGTTATCGAATTAAGTTTGACAAGACACGGTGTATTGCCTGCGACGCATGCCTTGTTCACTGCAAAGTGAAAAACAAGGTGCCGGCAGGAATTTCTCTTAACCGTCTTACCGTGGAAGGTCCCATTGCTGATGAAGATGGGAAACCCACCGCCAAGATAAAATATCAGACTTGCATGCATTGCAAAAAGCCTGAATGTGTTCCCGCATGCCCCACAGGGGCCATGTATAAGCGAGAGGACGGGCTTGTTCTGGTTGATCTGGACAAGTGTGATGGCTGCAAGGCGTGTATCGAAGCGTGCCCTTGGTCGGTTCCTGTTTTCAACGAACAGACTGGCAAGATCATGAAATGTGATTATTGCGTGGATCGGGTGGATGCCGGTGGCACACCTGCCTGCGTAACCGGATGTACGGCTCAGGCTCTGAGTTTCATTCGGAAATAG
- a CDS encoding molybdopterin-dependent oxidoreductase, giving the protein MNKEYVKSICGMCSVRCPIQVEVVDGKAEYIQGNPDAPGIMGALCPRGAAGTALTYDEERPQYPMVRTGKRGEGKWKQVSWDEALDYVADELKRIQETYGKDAVLFSDRGGPFRDFYRAFLRGIGTANYNNHDSACARNVQNAALSVFGFGRKGVSYDLKNAKHVILQQRNIFEAVNVAEVNNLLNAMGDGCKLSVIDIRANVPATKSDNFFMIRPGTDYAFNLAVINVIINNELYDKDFVANWVEDFDLLKDFVQQYTPEWAEEETGIKADAIRDFCHQLAEAAPSILWHPGWMTARYSDSFYMSRTIYIINALMGAIGAKGGLPFMNKPGDVGAKGLNSFMELYPKPEGKRADGVGWMEGRKHFDAGPGLVHLAYDAAVDENPYPIKAYICHRHDPLMAFPDAPHVKTLWDNIELLVVPTFSWSDTAWHADVVLPISPYLERDEIIMTKNGPKPAFQVRKRAVQPVYDTKAIWEIYSGLAKRFGLDKLVYEDIEDIWKFQLEGTGVSLSDFDATGIVSLASDPLYKPVKEGSFKTPSGKVQMIDAKLEADGQPSLKPYESPERPPEGKFRITFGRCALHTQGHTVNNALLFEQMPENTLWINTKRAEELGIANDDYVSISNADYSSKIRAFVTDFVHPECVFMIHGFDHKLPCESRAKGMGAADNLLLSKGIKKWDKGGGAIAMQEHFVSVSK; this is encoded by the coding sequence ATGAACAAAGAATATGTGAAAAGTATCTGTGGCATGTGCTCTGTGCGCTGCCCCATTCAAGTCGAAGTGGTCGACGGAAAAGCCGAGTACATTCAGGGCAATCCGGACGCACCGGGCATCATGGGAGCCCTGTGCCCTCGAGGAGCAGCCGGCACGGCGCTGACCTATGATGAAGAACGCCCCCAATACCCCATGGTCCGCACGGGCAAGCGTGGGGAAGGCAAATGGAAGCAGGTGTCCTGGGACGAAGCCCTGGACTACGTGGCCGACGAGCTGAAACGCATTCAGGAAACCTACGGTAAGGACGCTGTCCTGTTTTCCGACCGAGGCGGCCCGTTCCGCGATTTCTATCGTGCCTTCCTGCGCGGCATCGGCACTGCCAACTACAATAACCACGACTCGGCATGCGCGCGCAATGTCCAGAACGCGGCTCTTTCCGTGTTCGGTTTTGGTCGCAAAGGCGTTTCCTACGACCTGAAGAATGCCAAGCACGTCATTCTGCAACAACGAAATATTTTCGAAGCCGTCAACGTGGCTGAAGTCAACAACCTGCTCAACGCCATGGGCGACGGGTGTAAACTTTCTGTCATTGACATCCGGGCCAACGTCCCCGCCACCAAGTCTGACAATTTCTTCATGATCCGTCCCGGCACTGACTACGCCTTCAACCTCGCCGTTATCAACGTCATTATTAATAATGAATTGTACGACAAGGATTTTGTAGCCAACTGGGTTGAGGACTTTGACCTGCTCAAGGACTTCGTCCAGCAATACACCCCGGAATGGGCCGAGGAAGAAACCGGGATCAAGGCCGATGCCATCCGTGACTTCTGTCATCAGTTGGCTGAAGCCGCACCGTCCATTCTCTGGCATCCAGGCTGGATGACAGCCCGTTACAGCGACTCCTTTTACATGTCCCGGACCATTTACATCATCAATGCCCTCATGGGTGCGATCGGTGCCAAGGGCGGCCTGCCGTTCATGAACAAGCCGGGTGATGTCGGAGCCAAGGGGCTCAACAGCTTCATGGAACTCTATCCCAAACCCGAAGGCAAACGCGCCGACGGCGTCGGTTGGATGGAAGGCCGCAAGCACTTCGATGCCGGCCCCGGCCTGGTGCATCTCGCGTATGATGCTGCTGTCGATGAAAATCCGTATCCGATCAAGGCGTATATATGCCACAGGCATGATCCGCTCATGGCATTCCCGGATGCACCGCACGTCAAAACCCTGTGGGACAATATCGAACTGCTGGTGGTCCCGACCTTCTCATGGTCCGACACCGCATGGCATGCCGATGTCGTACTGCCCATCTCGCCCTATCTGGAACGTGATGAAATTATCATGACCAAGAACGGTCCCAAGCCCGCTTTCCAGGTTCGCAAGCGTGCTGTCCAGCCTGTCTACGACACCAAAGCCATCTGGGAAATATACTCCGGCCTGGCAAAACGTTTCGGTCTTGACAAATTGGTTTACGAAGATATCGAAGATATCTGGAAATTCCAGCTGGAAGGCACGGGGGTATCCCTGTCCGATTTCGACGCGACAGGTATAGTGTCGTTGGCTTCAGATCCGCTGTATAAGCCAGTCAAGGAAGGGTCTTTCAAGACACCGTCCGGCAAGGTCCAGATGATCGACGCCAAACTTGAAGCTGATGGACAACCTTCTTTGAAACCTTACGAGTCGCCTGAGCGTCCACCTGAAGGAAAATTCCGCATCACCTTTGGTCGCTGTGCTCTGCACACTCAGGGACACACTGTCAACAACGCCCTGCTTTTCGAGCAGATGCCGGAGAACACTCTCTGGATCAATACCAAACGCGCTGAAGAACTCGGCATCGCAAACGATGATTATGTCTCGATTTCCAACGCAGACTACTCATCAAAGATCCGGGCATTCGTCACCGACTTTGTCCACCCCGAATGTGTGTTCATGATCCACGGCTTCGATCACAAGCTGCCGTGTGAGTCCCGCGCCAAAGGCATGGGAGCCGCAGACAACCTGCTCCTCTCCAAAGGCATCAAGAAGTGGGACAAGGGCGGCGGAGCCATTGCCATGCAAGAGCACTTCGTGTCCGTTTCCAAATAA